GATACAAGCACTAAAActtattctttcttattattcCAAAGTTGTAACTGTTTACTTACATGAATACCAGAACTGGCCAAGAGGACATTTTTCTGTCAAATACCCCAAGGACCCTAAAATAAAATTGGTCCTCTTTGTATGTCTCCAGAATACATCTCAGCACTTTTTGGTTCAAAAGGTCTCTCATTTCTATCCTCTCTTTACCATTCCCATGGCCACCAGTAAAACTTCACACCTTTATTATCTCATGCCTGGACTAACTTGTGGTAGCTTCCTGTTTTTTCCAATCTCCAGTCACCACTCCTATCCCCACCCCAGCTTGGACTCCTGTCGCACATAAATCTACCATATCGTTTTCCTTTCATCTTGTCATTCCTCTGGTCACAAAAGGCCTTGATGTCTCCCAGGGGTGGATGCAGTAATATTCACACACCCCAGTTTAGCAGTTAGGGGTGCTCCACGAACAGGACTCACCTTTACCGCCTGACTCTCTCTGTCATCACTACCCTCCCTACACTTTCCATTCCAGCGGGTCAGCACTTCTCTCTGGAGAAGGATTCCCGTCTCCATGCCTTTCTTTTCATCCCTCCTCCTGTCTTGAGTGCCCTTCTGACTTTTTGTATCCTGTCCTTCAAACCCAGCTTACTTAAGAGTTCTCCTTTGTAAAACTTTCCTTGAGCACTGTTGCCTGCAGCTGTTTCTGCTGCCTCTAAGCACTGATGGTCTCCTGGGTTTGTTAATATGTCTTTGTTTTAGTTTCCATATATCTTACCTTTCCAAACAGATCATAAACTGAAGGACAAggacaatgtcttttttttctgctgcttAAAACACAACTTTATTGATGGAACACAAGTCTTAGATTAACAAATATAAACTAATATAAGTGTAGCTTATTCATGATGTATAACTAATTCATTGTCAGTTTAGGTAGAGGAAAGAGTAAAAATATCTCAATCTAGGTAATAAGATCAAATCAATAAATTCTTTCTGTGTACAAGTACTAATATTCCATTCGGCACCCTTAAAATGGTTCATCCTCAACCCAACCATTAAAACCAACATCAGTCACTGTTATGATATATGATAGTCATTATTCCAAAATAGCAGCTGAAAAGATCTCTTTACCATATATtcacaatgaaaaacaaagaatttacaaaacacatcgTACCAAGTGCAAATACCTCAATACTCTTTGGGACAGACTCCAAATTAGAGTTTGGTTAATACTTTCAGGACTTTTACTTTCACCACCAGATCATTGTGATTTGCTAGTGCTTTGATTTTCTTAACACAAACTCCAGACtctttgaataagaaaaaaagtgaacttCTGCTGAATTCTTTCCTGGATGATGCAAGCCCttcattttttatgttgtcatttaTATTCTCAAATAGGGTAAGGATATTAAGAAGAATCTCTCTATCCCATTCtttattaaaaagggaaatcAATTCTGATGGTACTTTACAACTGACCAGCTCTCTTGTCATGGCTGGATTTTCAGTAAAGTTTATAATTAGTTTCATAGTCTGTATCTTGGTGAAGTGATTTCCCAGGAATAACAAAGCAAAAAAGTCTGGAAAAGAATAGGAAAGCAAATGTTGGTAATGATTAGTCACAGTCATGTTGGTTAACAGTCTTAACCCAGCCATCTGCACAGCTGAGTCCAAGCGACAGACCATGGTGTCATCACACACTTGACTGATGTACGTCTTAATCTTACCCTGATTTTCTGCATTCACACTCAAGTTATTAAGGGCATTGTAAGTCTTTTCTCTAATTATGGGGTCTTTCGTTTTTATCAGTTTTGCAATAATTGGGACACCACCCAATTCACGTATGGCATTCTGGTTAAATGAATATGCTGCATTGTTACCCAGAGTGACCAAGGCTACTTCTTGAATAAAAGGATCATTTGTTCGCTCCAGTATGTTGAGGACCTTTTGAAGATCCGGAGCACTCAGAATATCATCAATTTTATAAGGAAAGTTGAACTTGCCTCTGCGGACAGGCCATGTTGTAGCTGGAGCCCTGGTGCTCTTACTTCGGGCCTTTCCCTTGGATTTTCCACTTGCCCTGCTCCCAGCCCTAGATCCACTCCTGGTAGGGTGGCAgcctccacccctgcctcctgggcagGGTAAACTCGGTGCAAGGGTCCTGTTCCCAGAGATGGTACCCACCCTAGCCCCTTTGCCTGCCTTTGCACTTGCCTGTTCCTTCAGCGTGTTGAAAAGGGCCTTGGCCTTGGCCTCTAGGCCACCTCCACTGTGGGATCCTGAATGGGCCTTCTCTTTTACACCTGGACAATCCTCGAGTCCCAAACTCACCTCAGGCTTGACCTTTGAATCACCCTGAAGTTTGGCCCCAGACCCTGCCCCAACGTTAGTTTTAGCTCCTTTCACAGTCTCAACCCCAATCTCTGAGGTGTCCGTAGACTCCTCGTCTTCATCCCAGATTTTCTCGTTCTCGTCTCTTCCCCAGGCCAGTCTGTATACACAGTAGCAGGCACCAGCCCCGATAACCACACCAGCAGCCACGCAGCCAGCTTCCCGAGTGCGGCCCATGGTATAGCTGGGACAAATCTCTTAACCGGAGCACAGAACAGGCTCGCTCTGGCCCAGAGAAGCGCGAACACGTCACGGGCAGAGTCTGCAGCTACTGCTGGCCGGCTCTGAGGCAGCTTGACCTAGGAATAAAGGATGCAGTTCAGATTTCAGGCTCCTCCTCCTTTTGTGCCTTTGCCACGCAAACAGACTGAAACAacggcaaaacaaacaaacgtacAAAAATACAGATATATTGGCAAACTCGGGGCTTAATATCTAGATCACTGATTCCTTTCTTCCATCCGGAAGCTAAGTTTGGAAATTTTCCCCACTTCAAGACTCTCCAACCTCACGTTCCACCACCTCGCCCCAGAATGTTAAAGTTCCCTGCCATCCTGCCCTTCAGATGTCCTGGGAACAGTGGCGCCCCCACATGCACCCACAGAGGTCCAGGcagttttttccttctctttcttgcttccaaGGGCACTGTTTCGTGCAAACCTGCAGACAAGGACGCAAGGAGGGGGTGCAGGGGGACATACAGATATCACCCGGGACGGGACATACATCCCTCTTCTGAATTCCTAGCCCGTTACAACTGCCTTGCCTGATGTTTCCCGCCTTCGGTTGCCCTCCACTCCTCACAGAGGTGCGGCTTTGGAATTCattgtctccctccctcttcctccttcaatGATTCCTCTAACCCTCCATTCCACCTCCACCCCTACTCTTATCATTGGCATCCTCCGAAGATGTAGCCACACATTTTCATTGTTAACATTTTCCTTGTAACAAAATGAAGTGAGAATATCTAAAAGCCGGACTGGCGTGAAATGCGTAAAGGTCTTCAACTCTGTCCTTGCCTCCGCCAACTCCTCCATCTCAAAGGTACCAGGACACCCCcactcaccccccacccccgccgtGTCATTATACCAACTACCTCTGCTCGGGAGCAATTTCTTACCTCCCTTACCTCAGTTTCTGCTTCCACTAAACCTTCAAGATTAACAAACTTCAGAAGTGAGTGCTTGGTCGACGGACCAACACCAAGGACACTGTACCTCAAACAGTAATTTGGAGTAACGTCCTCCCAACCCCTGGACTCTCTTGACGCCCACCCCTTCTCAGCTATTTGTTTCCCTGTCTTGTACCTGCAGAGCAATTTATTTTGCAAGACCCGAAATTGTGTAGgtaagaagggaagaagggagatgtGGAGGGGTTCCACGGGCCCACTCGAGTTGCAGTCGCCACCATGCTCCACCCCCAAATAATGCCATCACCCTTATTATGACCTACTTGGTTCTTGACAACTTTGCGTTTCTTCCTGCTCCAAGGGTTGGACTGGCCTCCGGCCCCAAGATCTGCAGACACAAGCAACAAGGCAGAAACTGATGGCTCAGCGGACAGAAAAGCACTTCGGAGAGTTCCAACATCCGCTTTTCCTAATTCAGGGTCCTGGCTGTCAACGGAGTTTACCTTTTTGTCTGTCACCCTACCCTCACTTCTCTGGACTCGGCTGACACCAGCCCTCCCGCTACGTAGTGTTCCCCCACCCCCGGTCCCCGCCTCCGGCCCTCTCTCTAGCAGCCCCAGCGGTCGGCCATTTTCCCAGCAAAAACCACACCCCTTTCAAACCACTGGAAGCGGGGCGGGGTGAGGGGGGGGATATGGAAAATccgaggagaaaaacaaaaccaaccgaTCTCTTCTATCCCTCTCCCCAACGCACCCTACCCGCAATGACAAGCACTTTTCCTGCAGGCACTGTTACATCCTTTtttcctaaaggaaaaaaaaatggcaggaagattgcttgagagtCGGTAAAGGGCCCAAGTTAAGGCAAGGACCTCAGTCATCCCAGTCCTTCCGGGGGCCGCGGGACAGCCCCAGCTTTACACTGACCTGCAGGGATTCCAGGCAGACTATTCCTTTGTTCCCAAATGGCACAGCGCCCTACTGAAAGAAAAGGGGAATGACTGTCAGACAGACGCACAGCCCCAAGATTCTGGCTTGGTAGATGGACCAGCACACAGGATACGAATCCGAATATCTGCCCTCCCTGATTCAAGGTCCTGGATGTTAAAGGTCCCACCACGCCCGAGTCTGGGGTCGCCCCTGGAATCCGGCCCCAAGGCCCACCATTTTTGTTCTAGAAAGGGACAGGAATACTGCAAGGGTTTGGAGAAAGCGAACTGCTCCCCCTTCGGCCTCCACCCTTCACTGCCCGCGCCGCATGGATCCCCTGGCAACGCCCATCCACACACAAACCTGCTGGGATCCAGGCAGTAACCTCGTCCTCCTTCCCCCAGGCCACAGGCCCTCTCGCCCTCTGGGCGATAGGGAGAGTGCAACCGGACCAAACGAAGACTAAGATTAGAAGGACGTCTGCACGCGTCGGCTCCAGCTCACGTGAGGGCCACGTCAACCGTGAGATCAGGACCCCAATTACCACTCCCATCAGCAGTGCCGCAGAAGCCggccctccccttccttccctgacACATCAGGTCCTGCTACTCATTTTCCTCTTTGCGAATCCCGGAGACCAGAAGTAGCTTCCCTTTGTGGTTGGAATTTGCCTTTCTTTGGCTTACAGGGAGAGGCTGTATCTGCTCCCTTGTCCGTtggccttttcttcctcttcgAGGAATAATTTTTTATCTTCTCTCGTCTCAGTCCAACTGTCTCTCTCTATACTTCCCCCCACCACCAGTCATGAATGTCCAGTATTTCTTCTGCACCACTGTAAAATGTGGAGCAAGGTGTTGGAAAAGGAAACAGATCGTGGGAGTGTCTTATTTAAACTTTTCtgctcatttgtttttaaatcagtaaTGCATTACTTttatattgagaaaataaaatgacgcTATTTTCCTTTGAGTGGAGAGTTTAAACGGGagagaaaacccaaaaggccTCATTAATTTCgttattttatttgtaacagaaggaaaatatttctacTGGTTACAGCCAACTGGtagcttttaaaacaaaataactcatttttaaaattgaaaagcgGGCTGAGGTGGGtcgattgctggagcccaggagtttaaggctgcagtgagctatgatctcaccactgcactccagcctgggtgacagagagcaaGCCTctatctcttaagaaaaaaaaatggatttttttacATGATCTATGAATTAGTCCACAAAGAGACAACCAGTTGTCTAATCTTGGCCGTTTTACACAAATGATTCCTtactttttcaatttttgaatCAACTTGCAATTTGATAAGATAAAAGCAACACAACCCTGTCTTATTTAATTAAAGCATGTATTTAACATCCCAAAGTCTTGACCAACTGTTACATGAACCTATGGTGATTTGATGGCTACTCTGATCACCTGCCTTTGAATTGAATTCCAGTCTACCAAGGCTGAGGCACCTGAGGGTGTGAGGGATGCAGAGATGTTCTAATCCTCCCTGCCCTGTCAACAGCGGAAGAAGGTGCTGCCCTCCCACCCTTGCACATTCCATAGCCTCTCATCCCCTGTATTCAGACACTGGTCTGTTGTTcactccaaaaatatatatagatgagTGACCAAGGTGGTAAATGCCACGTTTACTCAGGTGACCAATCAGAGTAAAGACCTCtggctccttcccttccttcctcaaaTTCCCACAGAGGTAACTCAGCAATGCATCGAAGGGCTTACTGTTCCTACCTACGCCTCTTGCCGTTATTCATGGTGCCTGAGTAGTTGCTCCTAGTACTGTGTGCTGCCACCACCTGACCAGAGAGGTGCAGCCCGCTGGGCTTCTTGGCCTCTGGCTTCCTTAGAAAGAGAACCTAATCTTGTTGCAGAGTTACTGCCTGCCAGTTCATATCCACCTTGGTGCCCACTCAGCCAAATGTATGCCCAAGGAACAATCCCCACGGATTAACCCAGAGTAGGCATTCTCACACGGACAACCTTGTGAACCACCTGCGATTGTGTGCATAGGTATATTCATTTTCGTGGAGAAAGGAGCTATAGCTTTCATCGGATTCTCACAGGCAtgtatgacttttaaaaagtaagaactaCTAATACTTTCCTGAAAAAAAAGCTATATATCCCCTCAACAGAAAATCTACTCCTGCCCAGCACTGTGGGATGCTGaagctggcggatcacttgaggtcaggagttcgaggcctggccaacatggtaaaactttgtctttactaaaaatacaaaaattagctgggggtggtggcgcgcacctgtagtcccagctacttgagagaccaaggcaggagaattgcttgaacccagggagcagaggttgcagtgagttgaaattgtgccactgcactccagcctgggcaacaaagcaagactccatctcaaaaaaaaaaaaaaagaaaaagaaaaagaaagaaagtctattcctctcccctcttctctgtctctagttatatacttattttttttaagtgcagaAATCTGTAAAGTAGAATGCAAAACTGCCCTGCAATGCCTATTCTACTGCCAAGCTCTTTCAATGATATCCACCTTTCTTCCTGCAAATATACAGtatatgtatgtgaatgtgtCAAGTTCCAAGTCGaacaatatacaaaacaaaacaattgacATTTGCTGCAGTACTTGCAATAAATCTGCACTTTAATTAGagaatttatatctttaaaaacgGAGTCTTTCTATCCATGCCAACTTTTGAGATTTTCAATGAATGTTATGTTTCTTTATACTCATTTCTTattatgtttgtgttttgtttatatgAATGACATTCCCATTATGATTGCATGCTCTACCTGGTTATTGTTTGTCTCAGGTAAAGTAATTAATTATGATATATTTATCTTTAGTGACCATtcttattatttctaatagtGTTTTCATTGATACTTTTGGTTTTTCTAGGTATGCATGCATAATATCTGCAAATgatgatttttcatttcttcttcatgaGTATTTATATTCcgtattctttcattttctgcatGTATTCCATTGACCAGAACCTCCAGAATTAGCTTGAATGATAATGGTGATTGAGGGCCTCCGGATCTTATTCTTGAAGTAAATAGGAGTGCccttaatatttcattgtttaatGTAACCTGacatttgctgtttgtttttcatgTGTTCTTCATCTGTGTATGGATGATTTGGGGGGATGCCTAAAGCTGCACTTTTATAACCCTTTATATAAGACTGAGGAAAATTAAATTGTCCACATCATAATactgggaaggaaaggaagtagGGAGAGTGGTCACAAGTGCTGAGCTTATTGGGAATGGATTGGCAAGCAAAAACAACACAGACTCTTCTCTCATGGTGGAAATAAGACCTTAATAAAATaagcgtgcgcgcacacacacacacacagagagagagagagaaatactgtAAAGGAAAAAACCTCCGttaatgtagttttttaaaaagtgacatagTCTGAGAATCAGGGAAAGTTTCCTTACTAGGGCAGAGAGAATGAAGTTTTCAGCTGAGATGAAGGAAAGCAGGTGGTAACTAGGAAAAGaggggaacagaaaataaaaaatctcaatTTTCCCCACCCTTCTGATAACTACTGTGATAACCAATCTACTTCAATCCTAGGATAAATCCTATGAAAACCACTGTTAATTTTTCAGGTGACTCTttccaggttttgttgttgtttcatatATATTACCAAACAATATATGTAGAtacattatgtgtgtgtgtacacatatatctttctaaaataatttggGATTATATTATGCATATTATCCTGCATAACTATTTTTTTCACCTGATATGTCATGTAAATCTTTTTAGCAGACACACTAATATTCTGTAGCGTGGATTTACCAGAATTTAACCAATCTCTTACTGATTGATATTTAGCCTCTTCCTAATCTTTATCTACTATAAAAATGTTGCAGTGAAGacttttgtatacatatattttggcAACTATGATATTATTTCCtcaagataaattcctagaagtaaaaTACTTGTGTCAAAATGggtgttcattttaaattttacccaTGCTGCCAACTTTCATctcttaaatttataaatatatacattgacagatagatagatatatacatacatacatatatatatgtgcattctATGTTGTgctccaaataatttatttaattataagtgAGATTAAACATCTTCTCAGAGGTTTGTTAAGCAtctgtatttatctttctgtgtactgtctttcctcattttttaactAGGTTGTTCATCTTTTTCTTACTAATACATAAGAACTTTCTGCAAATTAAGCAAATGAGTCTTTTGACTTTCATAagtgttataaatattttcctgatttataatttttttggacTTCTACTATATAGAATTTTTCATCTTTACAGTATAAAATTTAccaacttttttctttacatttttgaggTTTGTGTCCTGCTTAGGGAGATCTGTGTTTTCTcctaatttttatgtttccttttatatttatttttggtccatatggaattattttcttccaaatggcTAGTAAATTGTCCTAATGCTAATTATCAGATAATCCCCTCTTGAGCTCACTGATTTAAAGTGCCATCTTTACCATAATTATCATAATCTACACATCCACATATGTTTGTATCtagttctttattctttattatattcttttaatctgttatcttttctttcttcttaaataaCAAACTGTTTTAACTATAGTGTCTTCATAATATGTTTCAATATCTGAAGGGTAAGGTCTCTCATAACTCATCGTTTTTATCATTACCTGCCTATTCACATGTATTTACTTACTGACTAAAATCTGTTATTTTGTTACTGTCCCCTAAAAACTAccgtttttaatttcaatttgtgttgcatataatttaaaagttaactgAGGGATAATTGGCATCTTCGCAGGAATATCTTTCTATCCAACAACCCAGTTTTTCTacttatttgtctttatttttctcagcaGGGTTTCTacagttttttaataaaaataactcctAGAACATTGCCTGGCACACTGTAGGTTATCaatcaatatttactgaatgaatggatATGTCTTACAAattttttgttaagtttattcaAAAGTAGCTTATCTTTTCCCGTGCCTATTGtcatttggattttttctttttttacatttttgtttgttgtttttatatatGAAAGTGATCAGTTTTTAATCTATTGATTTCATAACCAGCCTTTTTATGGAGTTCCAAAGGTTTCAAGTAGTCTTTAGTTGATTCTGTTAGATTTGCTTCATTTGTAGTAATGATAATCTTGCCTGCCCCCTCCTTTCCaatattaatattacatttatttctcttggttAATTGCATTAACTAGTACTTCTAGAACAATGTTAAATAATTATGGAAATAACTGGTATTCTTgtctttttcctaattttaatgGAAATGCTTCTAGTGTTTATCCCTTAAacatgaaaggcttcttgttagaaatgtgtatattttgtcatatttaagaaatattcacCTATTCTTACTTCAGTAAGTTGCATCCAGAAGTTCTCCAACTTTAAGTACAATTTGACTAAGATTCTGCTTCATTCCTTACATATAAGCTTTATCCTTGACTGTGCATTGTAATGGTGTCAAAATAGCTGCAGTAATTCTAGGCCTCATACCAGCACCTCAGTCAGAGTCCTAGctagaaaaaacaatctaaaTCAGATGGTTCAAGGGACTTTAATGTAGAGACTACTTACAGAGGGAAATGCAAGATTATGAGACCCAACAAGCAATTTTGTGGCACCCAGAGGTTAGCAATAGCAGGTAGCTATTATCCTAGGCCTAAAAGGGTAAGAGGAAGAAATAGTATTTCTGGAGCCTAGTGAGAGCTAGAGTCATGGAGGAGGGGACTTCTGGAAGAAGCTAAAATCTTGAAGGGATGTAGTCACTGCCAATAAAAAATAGTCCAAATCAGAGTGGGAGCAGTGAAGAAATAcattgtcttctctcttcttcccaccAAAGCTGTGCCAGTGCATTCCATTGACCAATCCCAAGCAGAAGTCAATTACAAATGGAGCCAGGGGGATGCAGTCCCTAAGGATCAGCCTCCCAGGGCATAGAACAAGACAGAGAAGGACAGGAAATTAATAAGGATGTGTGGGAAAATAAAGACTAACCACCATGGCCTACTCCTTTCACATTCAGCATCTATTCTTGCTATTCTATTCTCCCAACAGAGAGGCAGGgacaaaaaaaatcccatcagcCACTGTACTGTTACGGGATAATGCTAATGCAACCATATTCGCCCACCTGAAACCTGATTTATAACAATTGTCTCAAGTGTTTTTCATATaaacagaggaaaggaagaaaaaattaaattaacaaagaTGTGCATAGCTGTTACAGTTTCTCTCTGAAGCTGATCATGAGGCCAAAGTTAATAATCAACCTCATTCTTCTACCACCCATTTCATATTCCCCTTACAGCAACCTGGTCAAAATTATTTCCCTGACGTAGTCACCCTAATCTTCAATCCtgtatttattgaatttctgCACTTTCCCACTTACCAGGACTATTAGGCAAAGCAGTACTAGGAGGTGCCCCAGTAAGTATCCGTGGGCTCTGAGCATAGCTCTCCCTGTTTGTATAGCAGCAACCttatttcctcttagtaattGGGTTCAATCCCTCTAGCCACTATAGCAGCCCCTTTCCCTGCCTGTCAGTTCAGTGGCAGGAGAGGACAAAAATGGTCAGAATGTAGTCTCAGTTTTTAATGTAATGGAATCATAGCTTTATTCCCTGGTGAAAGCATTCATCCCTGCTGTACCTAAGAGTCCAAGGTTATGAAGACAGAAAACAAGAATCACATATTTCTTCAGTAGGTTAACTGGTATAATAGTGAAAAGGGCCACTCCTTTCATGACTGCTTTATTCCTAGTCCTGTGTAACCTCACTATGGGGGGAAAAAGCACAATATATGGGTGGTTCTGTTAAAGCACCTATTGCAATCTTCTCATACAGTACTCCCAGGAACAGCTGATCCCATAACTAAGCTTCcagtaagttatttatttttgtgtaaggcAAGCTGCTTCTACATGGTAAAGTAAGTAGTAAAGACTAGTGAATCTTTGGATGTGCACTTCACTTGTCATTAAATGAGTTCCTTGGTCAGAGACAACTTTGTGTAGGATACCCTGATGATGATTAAGGCATTCTGGAAGTCCATGGAGATGGTGATGACAGAATCATTGTCAGCAAAGAAGGTAAATGTGTGTCTAAAATACACGTTCATTTCCATGAGGAAAAGTTTCTGTTTTTGTCATGATGAAAGGTGTCCCATGTAATAATCCTACGACCATGGGACTGACTGATACCCCTAAGGAATGGTGTCTTATAGAAGCTCATCATCTTCTCTGCTGTCAGGTTCGGCACTTAGTATTAGTACAAGATCAGCCTTGGTGAGTAGAAGTCCGTATTGTTGAGTCCAGGCATAGCCTCCATAATGTTGATGCTAAAATCTAGCAAAGATAACATAGACATAAAAATATGACTATTTGCACTGTTCTATTATTTTGCCACAGTACTAGCTTGAATTTActactattttattttggatattttcgTCTGTAGTTCTAAGTTAGACTGACCTCTCACGTTTACTTTTTTACTTCTATTCTTCTTTGTTTGGACATAAGTATTATGTTAGCCTTAGA
This genomic stretch from Chlorocebus sabaeus isolate Y175 chromosome X, mChlSab1.0.hap1, whole genome shotgun sequence harbors:
- the ARMCX1 gene encoding armadillo repeat-containing X-linked protein 1; translation: MGRTREAGCVAAGVVIGAGACYCVYRLAWGRDENEKIWDEDEESTDTSEIGVETVKGAKTNVGAGSGAKLQGDSKVKPEVSLGLEDCPGVKEKAHSGSHSGGGLEAKAKALFNTLKEQASAKAGKGARVGTISGNRTLAPSLPCPGGRGGGCHPTRSGSRAGSRASGKSKGKARSKSTRAPATTWPVRRGKFNFPYKIDDILSAPDLQKVLNILERTNDPFIQEVALVTLGNNAAYSFNQNAIRELGGVPIIAKLIKTKDPIIREKTYNALNNLSVNAENQGKIKTYISQVCDDTMVCRLDSAVQMAGLRLLTNMTVTNHYQHLLSYSFPDFFALLFLGNHFTKIQTMKLIINFTENPAMTRELVSCKVPSELISLFNKEWDREILLNILTLFENINDNIKNEGLASSRKEFSRSSLFFLFKESGVCVKKIKALANHNDLVVKVKVLKVLTKL